The proteins below are encoded in one region of Solidesulfovibrio sp.:
- a CDS encoding TusE/DsrC/DsvC family sulfur relay protein codes for MATVEYKGKTFEVDEDGFLQKFEDWTLEWVDYVKDSEGIKELTPEHNKVIEFLQDYYKKNGIAPMVRILSKVTGFKLKHIYELFPSGPGKGACKMAGLPKPTGCV; via the coding sequence ATGGCTACTGTTGAGTACAAAGGCAAAACGTTCGAGGTCGACGAAGACGGCTTCCTGCAGAAATTCGAGGACTGGACCCTGGAGTGGGTTGACTATGTGAAGGACTCCGAGGGCATCAAAGAGTTGACCCCCGAGCACAACAAGGTCATCGAGTTCCTGCAGGACTACTACAAGAAAAACGGCATCGCCCCCATGGTGCGCATCCTTTCCAAGGTCACCGGCTTCAAGCTCAAGCACATCTATGAGCTGTTTCCGTCCGGACCGGGCAAAGGAGCCTGCAAAATGGCCGGCCTGCCCAAGCCGACCGGCTGCGTCTAG
- a CDS encoding YcaO-like family protein, translated as MDSRRTKGLTSRPKGHTLEQDKICPPAETVARARQAFARLGRGVLAETRRIDTGRLGIPVYLSLCGEAAKAVMPTRKQMGKGATPVQAEASALMELAERFSFFSYFADTDRFVAANWTEAAALFGEALFPLELMLRSVDDTLDAAAARRVLDLVPWDFVLARDLAGGTDVAVPLNWFKLLNEFNGSSAGNCYEESVLQGACELVERHVCAVIDRRRPTLPTIDPASCDDPVLAGLLAAFDRAGVKVWLKDMSLDLPVPTVGAIAYDPATFPHASEIVFTAGTASSPTKAAVRALTEVAQLAGDFETQSNYEASGLPKFTTLAEAAWVMDGPAVALRSLPTLEAADIAEELATLAERLAGRGTPLFSVDTSHPELGLSANYNFAPGLLFRERTPAASLGLFTGRVLAEQCDPDTARRGLAVLAGLYPGAAFIPFYEGLVALRQDDAETALACFARAEARETRDEDRALAAFYQAHALSRLGRFDETVPPLDRAIGLSPEVKEYYNLRGVARFKAGDYERAAADFQAALALDAGSAMDLANLGLCLERLGNREMAAHHLHAALSLDASIAFAREALERLENATD; from the coding sequence ATGGATAGCCGCCGTACCAAAGGCCTGACCTCCCGGCCCAAGGGCCATACCCTGGAACAGGACAAGATCTGCCCGCCGGCCGAGACCGTGGCCCGGGCCCGACAGGCCTTCGCCCGCCTGGGCCGGGGCGTTCTGGCCGAAACCCGGCGCATCGACACCGGGCGGCTGGGCATCCCGGTCTACCTGAGCCTGTGCGGCGAGGCGGCCAAGGCGGTCATGCCCACCCGCAAACAGATGGGCAAGGGCGCAACCCCGGTCCAGGCCGAGGCCTCGGCGCTGATGGAACTGGCCGAACGCTTCAGCTTCTTTTCCTATTTCGCCGACACGGACCGCTTCGTCGCCGCCAACTGGACCGAGGCGGCGGCCCTGTTCGGCGAGGCCCTATTCCCGTTGGAGTTGATGCTGCGCAGCGTGGACGACACCCTGGACGCGGCCGCCGCCCGGCGGGTGCTCGACCTCGTCCCCTGGGACTTCGTCCTGGCCCGGGACCTGGCCGGCGGGACCGACGTGGCCGTGCCGCTCAACTGGTTCAAGCTTTTAAACGAATTCAACGGGTCCTCGGCCGGCAACTGCTACGAGGAATCCGTGCTCCAGGGCGCCTGCGAACTGGTCGAGCGCCATGTCTGCGCCGTCATCGACCGGCGGCGCCCGACGCTTCCCACCATCGACCCGGCCTCCTGCGACGACCCGGTCCTGGCCGGGCTGCTGGCCGCTTTCGACCGGGCCGGGGTCAAGGTCTGGCTCAAGGACATGAGCCTGGACCTGCCCGTGCCGACCGTGGGCGCCATCGCCTACGACCCGGCCACCTTTCCCCACGCCTCGGAGATCGTTTTCACCGCCGGCACGGCCTCCTCGCCCACCAAGGCCGCCGTGCGGGCCCTGACCGAAGTGGCCCAGCTGGCCGGCGATTTCGAGACCCAAAGCAACTACGAGGCCTCGGGGCTGCCCAAGTTCACGACCCTGGCCGAGGCCGCCTGGGTCATGGACGGGCCGGCCGTTGCCCTGCGCTCCCTGCCGACCCTCGAGGCCGCGGACATCGCCGAGGAACTGGCGACCCTGGCCGAACGCCTGGCCGGGCGGGGCACGCCCCTTTTCAGCGTGGACACCAGCCACCCGGAACTCGGGCTTTCGGCCAACTACAACTTCGCCCCGGGCCTGCTGTTTCGCGAGCGCACCCCGGCGGCCAGCCTGGGGCTGTTCACCGGCCGGGTCCTGGCCGAGCAGTGCGACCCGGACACGGCCAGGCGAGGGCTGGCCGTCCTGGCCGGGCTCTATCCCGGCGCGGCCTTCATCCCCTTTTACGAGGGGCTCGTCGCCCTGCGCCAGGACGACGCCGAAACGGCCCTGGCCTGTTTCGCCCGGGCCGAGGCCCGGGAAACCCGCGACGAGGACCGGGCGCTGGCCGCCTTCTACCAGGCCCACGCCCTGTCGCGCCTGGGCCGGTTCGACGAGACCGTGCCCCCGCTGGACCGGGCCATCGGGCTGTCCCCGGAAGTCAAGGAATACTACAACCTGCGCGGCGTGGCCCGGTTCAAGGCCGGGGACTACGAACGCGCGGCCGCCGACTTCCAGGCGGCGCTGGCCCTGGACGCCGGCTCGGCCATGGACTTGGCCAACCTGGGCCTTTGCCTGGAACGCCTGGGCAACCGGGAGATGGCCGCCCACCACCTGCACGCGGCCCTGTCCCTCGATGCGTCCATCGCCTTTGCCCGGGAAGCCCTCGAGCGCCTCGAAAACGCCACCGACTGA
- a CDS encoding methyltransferase, whose amino-acid sequence MSRPVSLDAPLDELLDAARSRYDVRFEPVTVAGQTLEILQIADLEALLDRLVATAGAGPIELPYWAKIWPAAMLLAHFLPHLGPGEGRSLLELGAGVGICGLFAARRGFRTLITDIHPDALLFARINILRNGLADTADVARADFSADRLGRRFDVVLGAEVLYLEGLYRGLAKFLAAHLAPDPAAEAVLAKDYTRKATRFLSLADTEFHIAERVVGYKETNPENGEPERKLCQIFRLRPRKQA is encoded by the coding sequence GTGAGCCGCCCCGTATCCCTCGACGCCCCCCTGGACGAACTGCTCGACGCCGCCCGGTCGCGCTACGACGTGCGCTTCGAACCCGTGACCGTGGCCGGCCAGACCCTGGAGATCCTGCAGATCGCCGACCTGGAAGCCCTGCTCGACCGGCTCGTGGCCACGGCCGGCGCCGGCCCCATCGAACTGCCCTACTGGGCCAAGATCTGGCCAGCGGCCATGCTGCTCGCCCATTTCCTGCCCCACCTGGGGCCGGGGGAGGGCCGCAGCCTGCTGGAACTCGGCGCGGGCGTGGGCATCTGCGGCCTTTTCGCCGCCAGGCGCGGCTTTCGTACGCTCATCACCGACATCCATCCCGACGCCCTGCTGTTCGCCAGGATCAACATCCTGCGAAACGGCCTGGCGGACACGGCCGACGTGGCCCGGGCCGATTTTTCCGCCGACCGCCTGGGCCGACGCTTCGACGTCGTCCTCGGGGCCGAGGTCCTCTACCTCGAGGGCCTCTATCGGGGCCTGGCCAAGTTCCTTGCCGCCCACCTCGCCCCGGACCCGGCGGCCGAGGCCGTGCTGGCCAAGGACTACACCCGCAAGGCCACCCGGTTCCTGAGCCTGGCCGACACGGAATTCCACATCGCCGAACGCGTGGTGGGCTACAAGGAAACCAACCCCGAAAACGGGGAGCCCGAGCGCAAACTCTGCCAGATCTTCCGCCTGCGCCCGCGCAAACAGGCGTGA
- a CDS encoding Hsp20 family protein, whose amino-acid sequence MRRIERAYGTFSRLVPLPGKVREAEAKARFERGVLTVSLPRDTAEAAKKIPIES is encoded by the coding sequence ATCCGCCGCATCGAACGGGCCTATGGCACGTTTTCGCGGCTGGTGCCCCTGCCGGGCAAGGTCAGGGAAGCCGAGGCCAAGGCCCGCTTCGAGCGGGGCGTGCTGACCGTCAGCCTGCCCCGTGACACGGCCGAGGCCGCCAAGAAGATCCCCATCGAAAGTTGA
- a CDS encoding glycosyltransferase — MAAQDDSDKLVGISGELAALDLEQACRYYRNYLDTFQVDLPMAVSFVNRLLAEDIAAAPPLARRLLEQAIRSALHLAPLDPNVLGLGISSGLAPGADLIVKVLEGTHAEPEVFNTLRKATFKFQGEEIRSICEKVLARHPMAVRYADLLLSLDFYEGRPPSPALARFRCPKVLAPLWHKRLFGHHAAMGDDAGAWPLWEAVKPLADDPFTQVRAAEMFRRAGDVEAALALYDRAIVAEPLQRPLALRRAELAAPFRPDHGLVDRAKVCVYLYSFNKAAILGETLDSLRGCAIGPAPITILLNGCTDDSLTVAGRARELFPQNPVEIISLPTNIGAPAARNWLLAQPATRQHEFVAFLDDDVYLQPDFLAHMLTVAANDRRIANVGCKVVFPGRFPLLQYLYRHVSLTHPEAIRVSLPTPYQQYDIGLYDVIRETRVVMGCQHLLRTASLADAPHFDIRYSPSQIDDTDHDLQLCLAGWKVAYCGTVTCVHRQGSGTSVKSRLNLASQGSIMGNDLKFHYKWLDRIHEMERLDALSLNA; from the coding sequence ATGGCCGCACAGGACGATTCGGACAAGCTCGTCGGCATCAGCGGAGAACTGGCCGCGCTCGACCTGGAGCAGGCCTGCCGCTACTACCGCAACTACCTCGACACCTTCCAGGTCGACCTGCCCATGGCGGTGTCGTTCGTCAACCGCCTGCTGGCCGAGGATATCGCCGCCGCGCCGCCCCTGGCCCGCCGGCTCCTCGAACAGGCCATCCGCTCGGCCCTGCACCTGGCCCCCCTCGACCCCAACGTCCTGGGCCTGGGCATCTCCTCGGGCCTGGCCCCCGGGGCGGACCTGATCGTCAAGGTCCTCGAAGGCACCCATGCCGAGCCCGAGGTCTTCAACACCCTGCGCAAGGCCACCTTCAAGTTCCAGGGCGAGGAGATCCGCAGCATCTGCGAGAAGGTCCTGGCCCGCCACCCCATGGCCGTGCGTTACGCCGACCTGCTTTTGAGCCTCGATTTCTACGAGGGCCGGCCGCCAAGCCCGGCCCTGGCGCGCTTTCGCTGCCCCAAGGTGCTCGCGCCGCTGTGGCACAAGCGGCTGTTTGGCCACCACGCCGCCATGGGCGACGACGCCGGGGCCTGGCCGCTGTGGGAGGCGGTCAAGCCCCTGGCCGACGACCCCTTCACCCAGGTCCGGGCGGCGGAGATGTTTCGCCGGGCCGGCGACGTGGAGGCGGCCCTGGCCCTCTACGACCGGGCCATCGTCGCCGAGCCCCTGCAACGCCCCTTGGCGCTTCGCCGGGCCGAGCTGGCCGCGCCCTTTCGGCCGGACCACGGCCTGGTCGACCGCGCCAAGGTGTGCGTCTACCTCTACAGCTTCAACAAGGCGGCCATCCTGGGCGAGACCCTGGACAGCCTGCGCGGCTGCGCCATCGGCCCGGCGCCCATCACGATACTTCTTAACGGCTGCACCGACGACAGCCTGACCGTGGCCGGCCGGGCCAGGGAACTGTTTCCGCAAAACCCGGTGGAGATCATCAGCCTGCCCACCAACATCGGCGCCCCGGCCGCCCGCAACTGGCTGCTGGCCCAGCCGGCCACCCGGCAGCACGAGTTCGTGGCCTTCCTCGACGACGACGTCTACCTCCAGCCGGATTTCCTGGCCCACATGCTCACCGTGGCCGCGAACGACCGGCGCATCGCCAACGTCGGCTGCAAGGTCGTGTTCCCGGGCCGCTTCCCGCTGCTGCAGTACCTCTACCGCCACGTCTCCCTGACCCATCCCGAGGCCATCCGGGTGAGCCTGCCCACGCCGTACCAGCAGTACGACATCGGGCTCTACGACGTCATCCGGGAAACGCGCGTGGTCATGGGCTGCCAGCACCTGCTGCGCACGGCTTCGCTTGCCGACGCGCCGCATTTCGACATCCGCTACTCGCCCTCCCAGATCGACGACACGGACCACGACCTGCAACTGTGCCTGGCCGGCTGGAAGGTGGCCTACTGCGGCACGGTGACCTGCGTGCACCGCCAGGGCTCGGGCACCTCGGTCAAAAGCCGCCTCAACCTGGCCAGCCAGGGCAGCATCATGGGCAACGACCTCAAGTTCCACTACAAGTGGCTGGACCGCATCCACGAGATGGAACGGCTCGACGCCCTGTCCCTTAACGCCTGA
- a CDS encoding serine hydrolase domain-containing protein, with the protein PAGPGAPNRPRARPTAHVVGKLTESGRIHGLVVGYVNPTGRVAYGFGRVGEGKRSQAPDERTLFEIGSITKTFTGQMLAQALMEGRLRVTDPIRLHLPQGVIDKDSPLYWVSFLDLATHTSGLPEAPANLPSTDPRNPMAGYSTALLLDYLKTAKLLSPVGRDFYYSNTAAGLTGYLLARLWNTDYETLVKTRLCAPLHMADTTIALSPDQASRMTRGHDADGHVVPNWEVTGLEGAGAFRSSAEDLLSFAAANMGLTPSPLLPAMKLAQLPRKHIPAIPTLFIGLFWNVMNFGGKEFVLHAGRSGGYFAMVLLSPEDQAAVVFLSDTEGDFSDEAWKLLSLVAGKPLP; encoded by the coding sequence CCCCGGCGGGGCCCGGGGCGCCCAACCGCCCGCGCGCCCGGCCCACGGCCCATGTCGTCGGAAAATTGACGGAATCGGGCCGGATCCACGGCCTGGTGGTGGGCTACGTCAACCCCACGGGCCGGGTGGCCTACGGCTTCGGCCGGGTGGGCGAGGGCAAACGGTCCCAGGCCCCGGACGAACGCACGCTGTTCGAGATCGGCTCCATCACCAAGACCTTCACCGGCCAGATGCTGGCCCAGGCCCTCATGGAAGGCCGGTTGCGCGTCACCGACCCCATCCGGCTCCACCTGCCCCAAGGGGTCATCGACAAGGATTCGCCGCTTTACTGGGTGAGCTTCCTGGATCTGGCCACCCATACCTCGGGCCTGCCCGAGGCGCCGGCCAACCTGCCCTCCACGGACCCACGAAACCCCATGGCCGGCTATTCCACGGCCCTGCTGCTCGATTACCTCAAGACCGCCAAGCTCCTGTCGCCCGTGGGCCGGGACTTCTACTACAGCAACACCGCTGCCGGGCTGACCGGCTACCTGCTGGCCCGGCTGTGGAACACCGACTACGAAACGCTTGTCAAAACGAGGCTTTGCGCCCCCCTGCACATGGCCGACACCACCATCGCCCTGTCCCCGGACCAGGCCTCGCGCATGACCCGCGGCCACGACGCCGACGGCCATGTGGTGCCCAACTGGGAGGTCACGGGCCTGGAGGGGGCCGGGGCGTTTCGCTCCTCGGCCGAGGACCTGTTGAGCTTCGCCGCGGCCAACATGGGGCTTACCCCCTCGCCGCTGCTGCCGGCCATGAAGCTGGCCCAACTGCCGCGCAAGCACATCCCGGCCATCCCGACGCTTTTTATCGGCCTGTTCTGGAACGTCATGAACTTCGGCGGCAAGGAATTCGTGCTCCACGCCGGCCGTTCGGGCGGCTATTTCGCCATGGTGCTGCTGTCCCCCGAGGACCAGGCGGCGGTGGTTTTTTTAAGCGACACCGAGGGGGATTTTTCCGACGAGGCCTGGAAACTGCTGTCCCTGGTGGCGGGCAAGCCCCTGCCCTAA
- a CDS encoding DUF523 and DUF1722 domain-containing protein: MGETIRVGVSACLLGQHVRYDGGHKRDAYVVETLGKFFEFVPVCPEVECGLPVPREAMRLVGDPAAPRLVTIRTGVDLTERMRDFAARRVAELAEANLCGFIFKAKSPSSGMTRVKVYNDKGSPVERGTGLFARAFLDAFPLVPAEDEGRLHDDKLRENFIERIFTLSRWRETLTGDGHAGLTARLIAFTASHKLLLMAHSPEMARALGRLTAEAKAWPADALRISYETVLMRALALPATTAKHVNVLEHIAAYFKKHLDAGDKAELRECIATYRAGHVPLIVPVTLCAHYARKFEVAYLQGQHYLRPHPVELKLRNHA, from the coding sequence ATGGGCGAGACGATCCGCGTGGGGGTGAGCGCCTGCCTGCTCGGGCAACACGTCCGCTACGACGGCGGCCACAAGCGCGACGCCTATGTGGTGGAAACGCTGGGCAAATTCTTCGAATTCGTGCCCGTGTGCCCCGAGGTGGAATGCGGCCTGCCCGTGCCCCGCGAGGCCATGCGCCTTGTGGGCGACCCGGCCGCCCCGCGCCTGGTGACCATCAGGACCGGGGTCGACCTGACCGAGCGCATGCGGGATTTCGCGGCCCGTCGCGTGGCGGAACTGGCCGAGGCGAACCTGTGCGGTTTCATTTTCAAGGCCAAGTCCCCGTCCAGCGGCATGACCCGGGTCAAGGTCTACAACGACAAGGGCTCCCCCGTGGAACGCGGCACCGGGCTTTTCGCCCGGGCCTTCCTGGACGCCTTTCCCCTGGTCCCCGCGGAAGACGAAGGCCGGCTGCACGACGACAAACTGCGCGAAAACTTCATCGAGCGCATCTTCACCTTGAGCCGCTGGCGCGAGACGCTGACCGGCGACGGCCACGCGGGGCTGACCGCCCGGCTGATCGCCTTCACCGCCAGCCACAAGCTGCTCCTGATGGCCCACAGCCCGGAGATGGCCCGGGCGCTCGGCCGGCTCACGGCCGAGGCCAAGGCCTGGCCCGCAGACGCCCTCAGGATTTCCTACGAAACCGTGCTCATGCGGGCGCTGGCCCTGCCGGCCACCACCGCCAAGCACGTCAACGTCCTCGAGCACATCGCCGCCTATTTCAAGAAACACCTCGATGCCGGGGACAAGGCCGAGCTGCGCGAATGCATCGCCACCTACCGGGCCGGGCACGTGCCGCTGATCGTGCCCGTGACCCTGTGCGCCCACTACGCCCGCAAGTTCGAGGTCGCCTACCTCCAGGGCCAGCACTACCTGCGCCCCCACCCCGTGGAGCTCAAACTGCGCAACCACGCCTAG
- a CDS encoding HAD family phosphatase, with translation MLDGLCRPETIFFDFGGVLAEEGFREGLTAIARSLGRDPVEFVPLAYEMAWDTGFVVGRCDEAGFWRAFREATGIEAAAASDAWLSDMVLSRFVPRPLMFALADAARSAGMRTAILSDQTEWLERLDARHDVFSHFDAVFNSYRHGLSKRDAAFFELALAAMGTRAEASLFIDDAPRNVDLAASLGFHTILYRDEAGFFRDLAAVCPTLGAPRV, from the coding sequence GTGCTGGACGGGCTGTGCCGCCCGGAGACCATCTTTTTCGATTTCGGCGGCGTGCTGGCCGAGGAGGGCTTTCGCGAGGGGCTGACGGCCATCGCCCGCAGCCTCGGCCGCGACCCCGTGGAATTCGTGCCCCTGGCCTACGAAATGGCCTGGGACACGGGGTTCGTCGTCGGCCGCTGCGACGAGGCCGGTTTCTGGCGCGCCTTCCGGGAGGCCACCGGCATCGAGGCCGCCGCGGCTTCCGACGCCTGGCTTTCGGATATGGTCCTGTCGCGGTTCGTCCCGCGTCCGCTCATGTTCGCCCTGGCCGACGCCGCCCGGTCCGCCGGCATGCGCACGGCCATTTTGAGCGACCAGACCGAGTGGTTGGAGCGCCTCGACGCCCGCCACGACGTCTTTTCCCATTTCGACGCGGTGTTCAACAGCTACCGGCATGGCCTGTCCAAGCGCGACGCCGCCTTTTTCGAGCTGGCCCTGGCCGCCATGGGCACCCGGGCCGAGGCCTCGCTTTTCATCGACGACGCGCCGCGCAACGTGGACCTGGCCGCCTCGCTCGGCTTTCACACCATCCTCTACCGCGACGAGGCCGGTTTTTTCCGCGACCTGGCCGCCGTCTGCCCGACCCTTGGAGCGCCGCGTGTATAA
- a CDS encoding phosphatidylserine decarboxylase family protein → MYNPILGFARDGWPIIGLFALATVVMALLRWPVPAVIVLAATAFCLNFFRDPDRASPREPGLAVAPADGVVCKMGQAPDPLSGEMRQVVCIFMNVFNVHVNRAVVDGTVTEVRYIPGKFFNASLDKASTDNERNVIGLRDADGGQWSVVQIAGLIARRIVCKAAPGDKLARGERYGMIKFGSRLDVYLPHGYHPAVAMGQKTMAGVTVLAKKAE, encoded by the coding sequence GTGTATAATCCCATTCTCGGTTTCGCCCGCGACGGCTGGCCCATCATCGGCCTGTTCGCCCTGGCCACCGTCGTCATGGCCCTGTTGCGCTGGCCGGTGCCGGCCGTCATTGTCCTTGCCGCCACGGCCTTTTGCCTCAATTTCTTCCGCGACCCCGACCGGGCCTCGCCGCGCGAGCCCGGCCTCGCCGTGGCCCCGGCCGACGGCGTGGTCTGCAAGATGGGCCAGGCGCCCGATCCGCTTTCCGGCGAGATGCGCCAGGTCGTGTGCATTTTCATGAACGTCTTCAACGTCCACGTGAACCGGGCCGTCGTGGACGGCACGGTGACCGAAGTCCGCTACATCCCGGGGAAATTTTTCAACGCTTCCCTGGACAAGGCCTCCACGGACAACGAGCGCAACGTGATCGGCCTTCGCGACGCGGACGGCGGGCAGTGGTCCGTGGTCCAGATCGCCGGGCTGATTGCCCGGCGCATCGTGTGCAAGGCCGCGCCCGGCGACAAGCTGGCCCGGGGCGAGCGCTACGGCATGATCAAGTTCGGCTCGCGCCTTGACGTCTATTTGCCGCATGGGTATCATCCGGCCGTCGCAATGGGCCAGAAGACCATGGCGGGTGTCACCGTCCTGGCGAAAAAGGCCGAGTAG
- the pssA gene encoding CDP-diacylglycerol--serine O-phosphatidyltransferase, protein MEEKITQSRARRSVYILPNLFTMASLFAGFLGMLWAIEGRFDMTSLAILFSCLFDGLDGKVARLTGTSSDFGVQFDSLSDLVAFGVTPAVMVYQWQLSQFGRLGILAAFMLVACGALRLARFNVMSGKVSASKKFFVGLPIPAAGCMIALAYMFERYLPGEIAALVVPKACLGLVYALSFLMVSRVRYASFKEFGLVKAHPFSAMVTAMLLFVVVASEPWFMGFLLFSAYLLSGPLYTFFVLPRRASKLREPLQELS, encoded by the coding sequence ATGGAAGAAAAAATCACCCAGAGCCGGGCTCGCAGGAGCGTCTACATCCTGCCGAACCTGTTCACCATGGCGAGCCTGTTCGCCGGCTTTCTGGGCATGCTCTGGGCCATCGAGGGCCGTTTCGACATGACCTCCCTGGCCATTCTCTTCTCCTGCCTTTTCGACGGCCTCGACGGCAAGGTGGCCAGGCTGACCGGCACCAGCAGCGACTTCGGCGTCCAGTTCGATTCGCTCTCCGACCTCGTGGCCTTCGGCGTCACCCCGGCCGTCATGGTCTACCAGTGGCAGCTGTCCCAGTTCGGGCGCCTGGGCATCCTGGCCGCCTTCATGCTGGTGGCCTGCGGCGCCCTGCGCCTGGCCCGCTTCAACGTCATGTCCGGCAAGGTCTCGGCGTCCAAGAAGTTTTTCGTCGGGCTGCCCATCCCGGCCGCCGGCTGCATGATCGCCCTGGCCTACATGTTCGAGCGCTACCTGCCCGGGGAGATCGCCGCCCTGGTCGTGCCCAAGGCCTGCCTGGGCCTGGTCTACGCCCTGTCCTTCCTCATGGTCAGCCGGGTGCGCTACGCCTCCTTCAAGGAGTTCGGGCTGGTCAAGGCCCATCCCTTCAGCGCCATGGTCACGGCCATGCTCCTGTTCGTGGTGGTGGCCTCGGAGCCCTGGTTCATGGGCTTCCTGCTCTTTTCGGCCTACCTCCTGTCCGGTCCCCTCTACACCTTCTTCGTTCTGCCGCGCCGCGCCTCCAAGCTACGGGAGCCCCTCCAGGAGCTCTCATAA
- a CDS encoding 2-isopropylmalate synthase, which yields MSADTRVYIFDTTLRDGEQSPGATMTREEKIRMARQLETLGVDVIEAGFPAASVGDFEAVAAIAAAVEKPVVAALCRALPSDIDRGFEAIKGAKRRRIHTFLATSALHMEHKLGKTPAQVLEMAEAAVKHAVSKGVEVQFSAEDASRSDRDFLVEVCNRVIAAGATIVNIPDTVGYAQPAEFADLIRYLLENVNGADTVTFAVHCHNDLGLAVANTLAALHAGARQAEVTLSGIGERAGNASLEQVVMGLNTRPNYYNLTTGIVTEELFPSCRRLSGIIGQPIPPYAPIIGRNAFAHESGIHQHGVLKDRRTYEIMTAENIGRKGAVVVLGKHSGRHALDAKVKELNYKLTDDELKVVFDAVKALADRKQRILDEDIEALILEKVLRRPDHYALKYLSVHCGNVELAPSAVVLMDVEGREVRHYSSGSGPVDASFNAVCEAVGKKPELEEFHINAITGGTDAQGEVTVRVRDGEATAVGRGVHDDVIMASTLAFINALNRLAKKEGDRICPQL from the coding sequence ATGTCCGCCGATACCAGGGTCTACATTTTTGACACCACGCTCCGCGACGGCGAACAGTCGCCCGGGGCCACCATGACCCGCGAGGAAAAAATCCGCATGGCCCGCCAGCTCGAAACGCTCGGCGTGGACGTGATCGAGGCCGGCTTTCCGGCCGCCAGCGTCGGCGATTTCGAGGCCGTGGCCGCCATTGCCGCTGCCGTGGAAAAGCCGGTGGTCGCCGCCCTGTGCCGGGCCCTGCCCTCGGACATCGACCGGGGCTTCGAAGCCATCAAGGGCGCCAAGCGCAGGCGCATCCACACGTTTTTGGCCACCTCGGCCCTGCACATGGAGCACAAGCTCGGCAAGACCCCGGCGCAGGTGCTGGAGATGGCCGAGGCGGCCGTCAAACACGCCGTGTCCAAGGGCGTCGAGGTCCAGTTCTCGGCCGAGGACGCCTCGCGCTCCGACCGGGACTTCCTGGTCGAAGTCTGCAACCGCGTGATCGCCGCGGGCGCCACCATCGTCAACATCCCGGACACCGTGGGCTACGCCCAGCCGGCCGAATTCGCCGACCTCATCCGGTATTTGCTCGAAAACGTCAACGGCGCGGACACGGTCACCTTCGCCGTCCACTGCCACAACGACCTGGGCCTGGCCGTGGCCAACACCCTGGCCGCGCTCCATGCCGGCGCCCGCCAGGCCGAGGTGACGCTGTCCGGCATCGGCGAACGGGCCGGCAACGCCTCCCTCGAACAGGTGGTGATGGGCCTCAATACCCGGCCCAACTATTATAATCTGACCACGGGCATCGTCACCGAGGAGCTGTTCCCGTCCTGTCGGCGCCTGTCCGGCATCATCGGCCAGCCCATCCCGCCCTATGCCCCCATCATCGGCCGCAACGCCTTTGCCCACGAATCCGGCATCCACCAGCACGGCGTGCTCAAAGACCGCCGCACCTACGAGATCATGACCGCCGAGAACATCGGCCGCAAGGGCGCGGTGGTGGTCCTCGGCAAGCACTCCGGCCGCCATGCCCTGGACGCCAAGGTCAAGGAACTCAACTACAAGCTCACCGACGACGAGCTCAAGGTCGTCTTCGACGCCGTCAAGGCCCTGGCCGACCGCAAGCAGCGCATCCTCGACGAGGACATCGAGGCGCTCATCCTCGAAAAGGTGCTGCGCCGGCCCGACCATTACGCCCTCAAATATCTCTCCGTGCACTGCGGCAACGTGGAACTCGCCCCCTCGGCCGTGGTCCTCATGGACGTCGAAGGCAGGGAAGTGCGCCACTATTCGTCCGGTTCCGGCCCGGTCGACGCCTCCTTCAATGCCGTATGCGAGGCCGTGGGCAAGAAGCCCGAACTGGAGGAATTCCACATCAACGCCATCACCGGCGGCACCGACGCCCAGGGCGAGGTGACCGTGCGGGTGCGCGACGGCGAGGCGACGGCCGTCGGCCGCGGCGTCCACGACGATGTCATCATGGCGAGCACGCTCGCTTTCATCAACGCACTCAACCGGTTGGCCAAAAAGGAGGGAGACCGGATATGCCCGCAACTTTAG